GGCTGGAAGAACCGACCTGGCCTGGCAGATCATTCTGGCCAGGGCTTCATCACTAACTCCTTGGGGCAATGTAATGAtaggtgggaatgaccttggcaaAGACCTGCAGCCAAGGGAACAGTAGTCAAATAAAAGGCAACTTAGCCCGCAGGAGCCATGTAGACAGGTCAAGTGGCTCAGAAGAGTTAAGTCCTGAGTTACTTGAGCTGTAATGGGGATCGGGGACCCGGGGaaagatatatatgtgtgttcagAGTCGCGCGATTCTgccaatgtaaccttacaataaagtaattctgcaataaagtagaattacctGGCTGGGCTTCCTACCTGGTCTCTGGCAAGGCTGGCAGGCAAGGAGTCAAGATCGACCCCTTCCCTGGACCGGGTTCTCCACGCGGGGCAGGGAGGAGACCCGGGCTGATCTCCCACCCGCACCACCCAACAGGAGTCGATGGGAGCCCCAGGAGTGAATCGTGGGTGCGCGCAGGGGGAAAAGCCTACCGGGGTGGACTCAGCGCAGGGCAGGGAAGGGGCTTCTGCGGGGAGCCCTACCTTGCTGGTAGTAGAGGCTGGTGACGGTGTTCCCGTAGACCCGCCAGGCCACCTGGATGCCGAGCAAGCTCACCACCAGCCAGAGCAGCAGCAGCTGGAAGAGGGCGGCCCGCAAGTCCTGGGCCTCCCAGTCCGACAGGAACTCCTGGCCGAGCCAGGTGAGAGCCCGCAACACGCGCGTGGGGGCCTCCCACTCCGCGGAAGCGGGGTCGGCCCCAGCCTCAGCCTCAGCCGCCATCAAACCCACCCGCCGCTCGCACAATGGCGAGACCCACAAGGGCTCAGCGCTGCGCCACAAATCCAAACAAAACTGTCAGCGGCTCTTCACTGCGCATGCGCTGGAGGCAACTTGCAAACCCCTCCCAGCAGAAAGAGTCGGCATGTATCCTTATTACACGAGCGCTCGGCGTTCCTTAGCTTAGGAGCGGCGAACGGAGCCAAATCTTTGCGCAAGGTGCCGCGCGGGATTCAGAGACCGGAGCAACATGTGAGCGTGGGATGCGATCGCACGGAACACAGTTTTCCCGAAGTTTACTGATTTTATCCTTGTTATGCAGCGATTCCCTGTATTTTACTCAAATGTTTTAAGTGCCGAGAAGTCGTGGAAGGAAGGCAGCCTGTGCGATCTTCAACCAAGAAAAAGGACCAAATCGGGTTCGTTTGGAGAAACGATTTAAAAGAGCAAATTCAGTCGTTAAATAGTTGCATTTTTATATAAGCAACGTCAATACCGTTAGGTACTGCAGGTTGTccaggaaaagggaggaaggaaggcgagagaaaggaaaggaaaggaaaggaaaggaaaggaagaaagaaagaaatcatgcATTGAAGTCATTTTAAAGCACCGCCTTAACTCTTAAAAAAACTCCCATCGGAGCTGCAGCGAAAAGGCATCGAGCAATTGTTATCTGTTCCTGCTCAGTTCCCGAGAAGCGATCACTTTCGTTTTCGTTTTCCTACTTCTTGCCAAAAGGAGGCGGATTTTGCCACTTTCCAGGGTTCTTCCGCCCGGAGCTGCTGGATTTCGGGTGGGGAGAAGCACGAAAGTTTCTCCCTTCGTGGGTAAGgttttttaattttctctgaATGGCAAAACATTGCGCTCTGTTGCTGTGAATGGCTGTGGGATGAGCTAGATCGAAAACCTTCATCAGCCAACCCAGGAGCATCAGAGGCGCTCCTCGGAATCCAAGTCAACGTAGTCGTATTGAAATAACATTTAAGAAATTATGTGAAATTTGGGGTTTTCTTAACATGAAGTTTTAATATTATCGTTAAAAGATGTGTTAAAGAAGGGTAGATCTTTTTCTGTAAAGATGCATGATTCTTTCTTAATGGTTTTATGCTATTTTCATTATTGCTGCTGATATTTACAGTTATTGACCTGCAAtgcttaaaatagtataaatattcatttgtataacttTAATGATAAATAAATTGTTACCTAACCAATTTAATCCTGTTTAATTCTATGATGCTTGTGATTTCCTTGTTTACTCATcttgtattattttcttttgccttttatttcttgtttgaCTTAAGATTTTTTCTTAACTTAATACTTTTGGGGACCCAAACATTTATAGTATTTGTTTCAAATTCAGTCTCTGATATTTCTCTTATCATTCCCATACAAACTCCATTGTTGCCTCATTTCATTTTCACCTCTAATCATTTCAGTACTTTTCATTATATTCGCTCTTCTGGAAACTCCTTCTTCTTgcgtttatttgtcaaacatgtacaagatagcaagtataggtataaacataaacgtaaacaaaggaagtaagttcAGATAAATGGGGATAGTAAGACGGGGACAGTAGGCATactagtgcgcttatgcatgccccctttacgaatgtcttaggaatggggtgaggtccacggtagacagtttgaggtaggtggtgtgagggtttgaggctgtaacaacggggtcgggtagagcattccaggcgttgaccactgttgctgaagtcatattttctgcaattgagtttggggaggtttaccttgagtttgtatcgattgtttgcctgtgtattattgtggttgaagctgaagaagtcgctGAAAGGTAAGACGTTGTagtagacaattttgtgtactatgcctAGATCAGACTGCAGgcagcgcagttccagattgtccaagcccagaatttcaaatctggtggcataagggattctattgtgagtaaaggagtggagtactcttctcgtgaaatacctctggacccgctcagtcgtgttaatgtctgatatacagtgtggattccaggcggatgagctgtattcaagaattggtctggcaaaggttttgtatgccctagttagcaatacaatgttaccagagaaaAAATttggcaagattaggttaacaattcttaatgcctttttggcaatgctgttacagtgagctctgtggcttagatcgtttgagatgagtactcctaggtccttgacagagtgagagtcgTCTACGAGATCATttccgcccagcttgtatttgttgttctgatttttttgccaatgtgtaggacagagcatttattagttgagatttggagttggccAATTATGTGACTATTCAGACACATAGTCAAAGTCACTTTGTAGGATTACTTAGCAGGAtcgtcagtggtgttaaataattttacatcatcagcgaagacaacacagctgcttttaatatgatcacataggtcattgatataaagcagaaagagtgtgggtcctaaaacgctgccttgggggacaccgctgttaacaggtgccgGATTTGAATGGgccctccctattttgactatttgttgGCTGTTGGACAGGAACGTGGCTATCCACTTGTGCAGGGATCCGGAGATTGCATTATTATTACGGAGATTACATTGCATTATCCCCGTGCAATGATCATACTGATTTATTCCTAGAAGGGCACCCTGAAACACCTGCGTTACCTTCTGTGTATGAACTGAAGCAGGATCTCAATTGCTCTACTTGTTCTGAGCTTTTAAAATTGCTTGCCAGGCTGGCTGAGTAGTTTCCATATGTAGTCATCATCATATATGGGCTGAAAATCCAGATGATCCAGATGTGGCAGTCGGCACAAAGAGACGTAGAAAACACTTTCAAATTTTCATTAGTGTTTGTCCAGATTTTTGTGACCATAATACAGTACAATAGCCCCACCTGTTGAGGTTCAACATGACcctttgtttgttttaaagattACATGGAGCAGGAAGGAAGTTGGGCCAGGTCCCCTCTGCCAATGAGCCCCAAGGTTGTGCCTCCCTTACTTGATTGTATGGCACTCAGGGGAAGTAGAAGGGAAATCAATGGGAGGTGTTAAAACTGGCTGAGAAACCTGCCCTTGGTGGGCTGCAACACCCATCAGAACCACCACTATTTATCCATGTAAAAGATAGTCACCTGCCAGTCCGATTAATGTGGCTCTACATTCATGCATTTTTCCTGGCAACTGTACAGAAGTGGCTTGTTATTGCCTTTTTCCAGAATGTGTTTCAATTTCCCAGATCAGCCTGCAACCTTTAGAATTCTCTGGTGATTTCCACTCCAGAATTAATTAGGTTAATTCCTAATTCTGTTGAACCTCTGAACCTAGACAAGGTCAGTCCGATCCTGCCCCCTCTTGGGACTTGCtttctatttaaatttaatttattttagtaaGCCAGTGTTTTTTTAAGTGTGGTCCATAGAACTCCTGGGAGCCCCCAAGACCTCCCCAGGGGTcctcaaaatcaaaattatttgccaaatACTGAAAACATTTGCAAAAGAATTAaaactctttccattttttaaaaataatttgttttaaaaaatagattttccCTCTGAAAAGTATTTTATCTAGGTATTtttacattattcaacaaataaatACTGTGTAAAGGCATCAATTTTCATTCTTAATGCTATAAATGATAAGTGCAAAGAAATGCTATTTTGGGATCTTCCACAATTTTTTTTAGCGTGGGAAGGGGTCTCGAAAGAAGAAAATTTCAAGAAATATTGTACTAAGTTATACCATTCCAATCACGACTGACTTTGAACAACTTGCATCAAAATAGTAATAGGGTTAAAACTAGATACAGCTAAAcaatcataaaaaataataaaaatgtgatCAATCACACCTAATGTTTTAAGAAAGAGCCAAAACACCATCCTCATCAGGAAAGGATTAAAGTGACTCCTTCAGCCCTCTGAAGCATCATGGTCTTAATGCCCTTGTGAAAAGTTAACAGGCTTGGGGCTTCTCTGATACCAGAGGAGGAGAGGACAATTCTCTCCATCAGTTTAATAAGCACAGCCATGATTGGTGCCTGGACAATAAGTTCATGAATCAAGACTTCCCAATAGCCTGATTCAATGCCTTGGTCCTCCCTTGTTTTTGCCCCTGACAGTACAGAAGAAGCAGGATCAGAATGGGTGCCACAGAGAACCTTCCGAAGATCGACGAGGAATTGTATTCCCGCCAACTGTGAGTCTGATAACGGGATGCAAAAGTGGGAggaatagcagtggtgggtttcaattttttttactaccagttctgtgggtgtggcttggtgggcgtggcttggtgggcatggcagaggaaggatactgtaaaatctccattctaaccccactccaagggaaggatactgtaaaatctccattcctaccccactccagagaaaggttactgcaaatccccatttcctcccaatcagctgggactcgggaggcagagaatagatgggggcggggccagtcagaatttttactaccagttctccaaactattcaaaatttccactaccagttgtccagaactgatcagaacctgctgaaacccacctctggaggaaTGTGAACTACTGCTCAAGAACTGGTGTAATAGAGACCTCTTGGTGACTGAGAGTAGTTGGATAATGAGTGAGCATCTGGTGGAATTTATTTTGGAGAAGAATCTGGGGATTAAGACAACTGTTAACAGTGCGAGGTAGTCCTGACAAGAAGTGCAAGCAGGAAAACCACctctatctttattgtaaggttacattaacagaattttgcagaaTTTTGTTTCTTCCCCCCACCACTTGTCCCTTTATGGAAAATTAGAGAAGGTCCTTTCTGAAACGTTTACCACAGCCGTCCTGTGGGAAACCCTTTGAGCTGAGATACTTTATACATGCCGCTTGTCCAGCTTTTGGCTCTCCTTGTCTCCTGAGGTCATTCCATGCATAAAATGCATAATGACAGatggaagaaaaataagagagTGTTAATTGGCAGAGAAAACCAAGATCAGGGTAAAAGTGCAGTTGAAGAAGAACAAGCGTGCAGTTTGCTGTTCAGGCTTGGCATTTGCATCATTGTGATGTTTTTGTTCCAGCTATGTACTCGGGCATGAGGCCATGCAGAAGATGGCTACAGCAACAGTGCTGGTTTCTGGAATGACGGGGTTGGGAGTCGAGATTGCCAAGAATGTGATTCTTGCAGGCGTGAAATCTGTCACACTCCATGACCAGGATGATGCTCAATGGAGTGACCTGTCCTCACAGGTATGCAGTTTACTGATTTTGCCTAACAAATATGAGAGAGCAATTGCAAGGCACAGCACAGGTCTTCCTTTGGTTCTGCTCACACATTCTGTGCAGATTTTATTCTGCTGTAGCTACTTTTCCACAAGTTTATATGTAGTATATATAGATCCAtagataccagtggtgggtttcaattttttttactaccggttctgtgggtgtggtttggtgggcaagccatggcgtggcagaggaaggatactgtaaaatctccattcccatcccactccaggggaagaatactgtaaaatctccattccctccccactccaggggaaggttactgcaaaatccccatttcttcctgatcagctgggactcaggaggcagagaatagatgggggtggggccagtcagaatttttattaccagttctccaaactactcaaaagttccgctaccggttctccagaattggtcagaccctgctgaaacccacctctgatagacACCATGTGTGCATATACATGCATTTATCCATATGTTATCAATTTCTAAAGTCATTCATAGTCTCCTTTACAGAGAGTATTTCTTTCTGTGGAGAAGGAGGTGGGgaatattaattaattacatttatatgccactcacCTCACTATCCAAAACAACTTTGGAATTCATCTCCTTCTTTCTTAGCACAAAAAAAACGGCACATTTCTTGTGCAGGAGAATTGGAAGTACCTTGTTCTCCAAATCCTTCTGTCTAAAGAAAAGTGGTCCATCTTCTTCAGCCCAGAAGGGACATTGGTCTCCACTCAGATCTCTGGGAGTAGATCAGAACCCCTGCAGATGGCTCAAATAACCTTAAGCCTcttcccaacccctccccctagTATTACCAtatcatttccccctttttcatGCTACCTTAACTTACAAATGGTGCCAGCAAGACAGtgtgattctcccccccccccaccttcaccCTGGTTGATTGTGGCTCTCCCCAGATCTGGTCAGAAGAAACAGATCTTCATACAGGGCAATTGCTTTCACTTCTCTTCTAAGCTGGAAGAAGGAGTGTGTGGCAGATAGAGGTACAAAATTGAAGGAATGCCTATCATTTAAAAACAGTTTTCTAAGTGTGTGATACGACCCAATTTCCCAACATGCCATCTGGATTCTCAATTAGTCCTGATTTTTGCTCATTTAATAACAGATAATTGTTGGTAATTTAATTCTATACAATACATGGCTGAATGAATGATATAGCCATGGGATTCTAAAAGATTGCCTAATTTGGGAAGTTTAATGAATCAGTTGTTACTCCCATTAAAAGTTGTCAGAATGAGAAATGCTAAAGTATTAGACTCTTAACTTTCATAAAAGATTAATTTAGAATCAGTGTTAAGATATTCTAGGATCCTGCTATTTATCATTCTCTTTCGTATCTTACACTCCTGCAGTATTACAGCTACTGTGTTTCATACACAGTGTATAgtgcagtatttttcaaccttagcaactttaagatggatggacttcaactcccagaattccccagtcagagggaattctgggagatgtaaTCCATCTACCTTAAATttaccaagattgaaaaacactgctgaATGCACACATTGTATGCTGCTGGAAATGGAGATGTAAAAGTCCGTTCCATAATATGCTATTAGACAGTGTAGTGCATCTGACAGTAAAATAAGGCAAGAAAAGGgtaaaaatgctgttttattgGTGGCAAAGAATTATGCA
This genomic window from Ahaetulla prasina isolate Xishuangbanna chromosome 2, ASM2864084v1, whole genome shotgun sequence contains:
- the TCTA gene encoding T-cell leukemia translocation-altered gene protein; this encodes MAAEAEAGADPASAEWEAPTRVLRALTWLGQEFLSDWEAQDLRAALFQLLLLWLVVSLLGIQVAWRVYGNTVTSLYYQQGTGGQNGETPDGSSHFSMWESTSNTNTKTHRE